One region of Channa argus isolate prfri chromosome 20, Channa argus male v1.0, whole genome shotgun sequence genomic DNA includes:
- the LOC137106121 gene encoding glucagon-like peptide 2 receptor isoform X1, producing the protein MPTWHKRSWTTLPLSVLIVIINHQVTASVLESLIIQRAEYWENCNRTLATDALLKTGNYCRGAFDMFVCWPFSSPGNVSVPCPSYLPWIQEDGSRKAHRECLENGMWRQRENSSEPWRDESECQDHHYFKDKEDEMLRQTALRLIAVIGYSLSMTSLILATLLMAMLRKLHCTRNYIHMNLFVSFILRAMAVILKESILYFMYSNLPKDDIGWNEYSRSTIASMCKFSKVCMEYFVACNYFWLLVEAIFLHTLLFTAVLTKRRLLKKYMLLGWGTPVLFVTPWTIVKILYENTECWSIVNRWFWWIIRGPITLSVLVIFSIFIKILMLLLSKLKADQVKFTDYRYSLARATLVLIPLLGVHEVVFTVLIDECLEGSSRYARNFINLTLSSFQGFLVAALYCFANAEVQAELKKRWQLFLFTNHFQVRGCFRGAPIKHLWKCTRGRRPHCTRQSDSYDEGATITTHQNLLQVAVVGGSETLGLGNVKGQGLMECDTTGLDFLTRKSLSSSDGEMTLGETMEEILEESEF; encoded by the exons ATGCCAACCTGGCACAAGAGGTCCTGGACCACACTCCCGCTCTCAGTCCTCATTGTCATCATCAACCACCAG GTAACGGCCTCAGTGCTTGAAAGTCTGATAATTCAACGGGCTGAATATTGGGAGAACTGCAATAGAACTCTGGCAACAGatgcacttttaaaaactg GAAACTACTGcagaggagcatttgacatGTTTGTGTGCTGGCCCTTTTCATCTCCTGGGAATGTGTCGGTCCCCTGTCCTTCTTACCTACCATGGATCCAAGAGG ATGGCTCCAGGAAGGCACATCGAGAATGCTTAGAAAATGGAATGTGGCGACAGAGGGAAAACTCCTCTGAGCCCTGGAGGGATGAGTCCGAATGTCAGGATCACCATTACTTTAAAGACAAA GAGGACGAAATGCTTCGCCAGACAGCTCTCAGACTCATCGCTGTAATAGGCTATTCCCTGTCCATGACCTCCCTCATACTGGCCACTCTGCTGATGGCCATGTTGAG GAAGCTCCACTGTACCAGAAACTACATCCACATGAATCTGTTTGTGTCATTCATCCTGAGAGCCATGGCTGTCATTTTGAAGGAAAGTATACTATACTTCATGTATTCCAACCTACCGAAGGATGACATCGGATGGAACGAATATTCAAGGTCTACg ATAGCCTCAATGTGCAAATTCTCCAAAGTGTGTATGGAGTATTTTGTGGCCTGTAACTACTTCTGGCTCTTGGTGGAGGCCATTTTTTTACACACGCTTCTCTTCACCGCTGTGCTGACCAAAAGACGTTTGCTGAAGAAGTACATGCTGCTAGGATGGG GGACACCAGTCTTGTTTGTGACACCATGGACAATTGTCAAGATTTTATATGAAAACACAGA ATGCTGGTCAATTGTGAACAGATGGTTCTGGTGGATAATACGAGGCCCAATAACTTTATCAGTGCTG GTCATTTTCTCTATATTCATCAAGATCCTGATGCTTCTTCTGTCCAAGCTGAAGGCAGATCAGGTGAAATTTACCGACTACAGATACAG CTTGGCTAGAGCAACCCTGGTACTGATTCCTCTGCTGGGAGTGCACGAGGTCGTCTTTACCGTGCTAATAGATGAATGTCTGGAGGGCAGCAGTCGCTATGCCAGAAACTTTATCAACCTCACCCTCAGCTCCTTCCAA GGATTCTTGGTGGCTGCGCTCTACTGTTTTGCCAATGCAGAG GTCCAAGCTGAACTGAAGAAGCGCTGGCAGCTTTTCCTGTTCACCAACCACTTCCAGGTCCGTGGCTGTTTCCGTGGTGCGCCTATCAAGCACCTGTGGAAGTGCACTCGAGGGCGGCGGCCGCACTGCACTCGGCAGAGTGATTCTTATGATGAGGGAGCCACTATAACAACTCACCAAAACCTGCTTCAAGTGGCTGTAGTAGGAGGCAGTGAAACACTTGGACTGGGAAATGTTAAAGGTCAGGGGCTGATGGAATGTGACACAACGGGACTCGATTTTCTTACCAGGAAGAGCTTGTCCAGTAGTGATGGAGAGATGACACTTGGGGAAACCATGGAGGAGATCCTGGAGGAGAGCGAGTTTTGA
- the LOC137106121 gene encoding glucagon-like peptide 2 receptor isoform X2, which yields MPTWHKRSWTTLPLSVLIVIINHQVTASVLESLIIQRAEYWENCNRTLATDALLKTGNYCRGAFDMFVCWPFSSPGNVSVPCPSYLPWIQEDGSRKAHRECLENGMWRQRENSSEPWRDESECQDHHYFKDKEDEMLRQTALRLIAVIGYSLSMTSLILATLLMAMLRKLHCTRNYIHMNLFVSFILRAMAVILKESILYFMYSNLPKDDIGWNEYSRSTIASMCKFSKVCMEYFVACNYFWLLVEAIFLHTLLFTAVLTKRRLLKKYMLLGWGTPVLFVTPWTIVKILYENTECWSIVNRWFWWIIRGPITLSVLVIFSIFIKILMLLLSKLKADQVKFTDYRYSLARATLVLIPLLGVHEVVFTVLIDECLEGSSRYARNFINLTLSSFQGFLVAALYCFANAEPCDGLETCPGCTLPLAQ from the exons ATGCCAACCTGGCACAAGAGGTCCTGGACCACACTCCCGCTCTCAGTCCTCATTGTCATCATCAACCACCAG GTAACGGCCTCAGTGCTTGAAAGTCTGATAATTCAACGGGCTGAATATTGGGAGAACTGCAATAGAACTCTGGCAACAGatgcacttttaaaaactg GAAACTACTGcagaggagcatttgacatGTTTGTGTGCTGGCCCTTTTCATCTCCTGGGAATGTGTCGGTCCCCTGTCCTTCTTACCTACCATGGATCCAAGAGG ATGGCTCCAGGAAGGCACATCGAGAATGCTTAGAAAATGGAATGTGGCGACAGAGGGAAAACTCCTCTGAGCCCTGGAGGGATGAGTCCGAATGTCAGGATCACCATTACTTTAAAGACAAA GAGGACGAAATGCTTCGCCAGACAGCTCTCAGACTCATCGCTGTAATAGGCTATTCCCTGTCCATGACCTCCCTCATACTGGCCACTCTGCTGATGGCCATGTTGAG GAAGCTCCACTGTACCAGAAACTACATCCACATGAATCTGTTTGTGTCATTCATCCTGAGAGCCATGGCTGTCATTTTGAAGGAAAGTATACTATACTTCATGTATTCCAACCTACCGAAGGATGACATCGGATGGAACGAATATTCAAGGTCTACg ATAGCCTCAATGTGCAAATTCTCCAAAGTGTGTATGGAGTATTTTGTGGCCTGTAACTACTTCTGGCTCTTGGTGGAGGCCATTTTTTTACACACGCTTCTCTTCACCGCTGTGCTGACCAAAAGACGTTTGCTGAAGAAGTACATGCTGCTAGGATGGG GGACACCAGTCTTGTTTGTGACACCATGGACAATTGTCAAGATTTTATATGAAAACACAGA ATGCTGGTCAATTGTGAACAGATGGTTCTGGTGGATAATACGAGGCCCAATAACTTTATCAGTGCTG GTCATTTTCTCTATATTCATCAAGATCCTGATGCTTCTTCTGTCCAAGCTGAAGGCAGATCAGGTGAAATTTACCGACTACAGATACAG CTTGGCTAGAGCAACCCTGGTACTGATTCCTCTGCTGGGAGTGCACGAGGTCGTCTTTACCGTGCTAATAGATGAATGTCTGGAGGGCAGCAGTCGCTATGCCAGAAACTTTATCAACCTCACCCTCAGCTCCTTCCAA GGATTCTTGGTGGCTGCGCTCTACTGTTTTGCCAATGCAGAG ccCTGCGATGGACTGGAGACATGCCCAggttgtaccctgcctctcgcccaatga
- the pts gene encoding 6-pyruvoyl tetrahydrobiopterin synthase, whose translation MAGSCATDSAAERIGYITRIESFSACHRLHSLHLSDEENKKVYGKCNNPNGHGHNYKVEVTVRGKIDARTGMVINLTDLKKCIEEVIMVPLDHKNLDKDVPYFANVVSTTENVAVYIWDNMVKALPPNLLYEIKIYETDKNVVIYRGE comes from the exons ATGGCTGGATCCTGTGCGACCGACAGCGCAGCGGAGCGCATCGGATACATCACCAGAATCGAGAGCTTCAGCGCGTGTCACCGCCTCCACAG CCTTCACCTGAGcgatgaggaaaataaaaaagtctatGGAAAATGCAACAATCCCAACGGTCACGGACACAACTACAAAG TGGAAGTAACAGTGCGAGGAAAG ATCGATGCTCGCACTGGCATGGTCATAAACCTGACCGACTTGAAGAAATGCATTGAG gaAGTCATTATGGTTCCACTGGACCATAAAAACTTGGATAAGGACGTCCCATATTTTGCTAATGTTGTCAG CACAACCGAGAATGTGGCCGTTTACATTTGGGACAACATGGTGAAGGCCCTCCCCCCCAACCTGCTGTACGAGATTAAGATTTATGAGACGGATAAAAATGTTGTTATATATCGAGGAGAGTAA